A single genomic interval of Zunongwangia sp. HGR-M22 harbors:
- a CDS encoding thiazole synthase yields the protein MEKLKIADKSFDSRLFTGTGKFSNSNLMREAVLASESELVTVALKRVEAGNTEDDMISSLSHENLSLLPNTSGVRDAKEAVFAAQMALEALGTNWVKVEIHPDPKYLLPDAIETLKACEELVKLGFVVMPYIHADPVLCKRLEDVGSQCVMPLGAPIGTNKGLKTFDFLEIIIEQSNVPVIIDAGIGAPSHAAFAMEMGADAVLVNTAIAVSKNPVQMAKAFKMAVESGRMAYEAKLAETGKIAEASSPLTQFLYE from the coding sequence ATGGAAAAACTAAAAATAGCAGATAAAAGCTTCGATTCTCGGTTATTTACGGGAACGGGGAAATTCAGTAATTCAAACCTAATGCGCGAAGCGGTTTTAGCTTCAGAAAGTGAGTTGGTTACCGTGGCGCTCAAAAGAGTTGAAGCGGGCAATACTGAAGATGATATGATTAGTAGTCTATCTCACGAAAACTTAAGTTTATTGCCTAATACGTCAGGCGTTCGCGATGCCAAAGAAGCGGTTTTTGCGGCACAAATGGCACTCGAAGCGTTGGGAACAAACTGGGTAAAAGTAGAAATTCATCCCGATCCTAAATATTTATTGCCCGATGCCATAGAAACTTTAAAAGCTTGCGAAGAATTGGTGAAATTAGGTTTTGTGGTGATGCCTTATATACATGCTGATCCGGTATTGTGTAAGCGTTTAGAAGATGTTGGCTCTCAATGTGTGATGCCCTTAGGTGCTCCTATTGGAACCAACAAAGGCTTAAAAACCTTCGATTTTCTAGAAATCATCATCGAACAAAGTAATGTTCCGGTAATTATAGATGCCGGAATTGGAGCACCTTCTCACGCCGCTTTTGCGATGGAAATGGGAGCCGATGCAGTTTTGGTAAACACCGCAATTGCCGTTTCTAAAAATCCGGTGCAAATGGCAAAAGCCTTTAAAATGGCGGTAGAATCTGGGCGAATGGCTTACGAAGCAAAACTTGCCGAAACAGGCAAAATTGCAGAAGCGAGTAGCCCCCTAACACAATTTTTATATGAGTAG